One segment of Vulpes lagopus strain Blue_001 chromosome 8, ASM1834538v1, whole genome shotgun sequence DNA contains the following:
- the KDF1 gene encoding keratinocyte differentiation factor 1, with the protein MPRPGHPRPSSGPPRLGPWEQPTELCLETFDEPSQPPPSRRTRRPDPKDPGHHGPESLTFISGSAESTAEPPACCLLWRPWVWDWCRAALCFRRCRSCLQRCGACMRGCSPCLSAGDSPEGAAEANWAKDHNGVPPSPDRAPPSRRDGQRLKSTMGSSFSYPDVKLKGIPVYPYRSATSPAPDADSCCKEPLAEPPPMRHSLPSTLASSPRGSEEYYSFHESDLDLPEIGSGSMSSREIDVLIFKKLTELFSVHQIDELAKCTSDTVFLEKTSKISDLISSITQDYHLDEQDAEGRLVRGIIRISTRKSRARPQTTEGRSMRGAAPAAAPDSGHETMVGSGLSQDELTVQISQETTADAIARKLRPYGAPGYPASHDSSFQGTDTDSSGAPLLQVYC; encoded by the exons ATGCCCCGCCCTGGACACCCCCGCCCATCATCTGGGCCCCCACGCTTGGGACCCTGGGAACAGCCAACAGAACTATGCCTGGAGACTTTTGATGAGCCGTCCCAACCTCCACCAAGCCGCCGCACCCGCAGGCCAGACCCCAAGGACCCTGGCCACCATGGGCCGGAGAGCCTTACCTTCATCTCCGGCTCTGCTGAGTCGactgctgagcccccagcctGTTGCCTGCTCTGGCGACCCTGGGTGTGGGACTGGTgccgggctgccctctgcttcCGTCGCTGCCGGAGTTGCCTCCAGCGTTGTGGGGCGTGCATGCGGGGCTGCAGTCCCTGTTTGTCTGCTGGGGACTCCCCCGAGGGGGCTGCTGAAGCCAACTGGGCCAAAGACCACAATGGAGTGCCCCCCAGCCCCGACCGCGCACCTCCCAGCCGGCGGGATGGCCAACGGCTCAAGTCAACCATGGGTAGCAGTTTCAGCTACCCTGACGTCAAGCTCAAAGGCATCCCTGTATATCCCTACCGCAGCgccacctccccagccccggATGCGGACTCCTGCTGCAAGGAGCCACTGGCCGAGCCCCCACCCATGCGGCACAGCCTGCCTAGCACCCTTGCCAGCAGCCCCCGGGGCTCTGAAGAGTACTACTCCTTCCATGAGTCAGACCTGGACCTGCCCGAGATAGGAAGCGGCTCCATGTCCAGCCGAGAGATTGATGTGCTCATCTTCAAGAAGCTGACAGAGCTGTTCAGCGTACACCAGATAGACGAGCTGGCCAAGTGCACATCAGACACTGTGTTCCTGGAGAAGACCAGTAAGATCTCGGACCTTATCAGCAGCATCACCCAGGACTACCACCTGGATGAGCAGGACGCTGAGGGCCGCCTGGTTCGCGGCATCATTCGCATCAGTACCCGCAAGAGCCGAGCCCGCCCGCAGACCACAGAGGGGCGCTCCATGCGGGGtgctgcccctgctgctgcccctgacAGTGGCCATGAGACCATGGTGGGCTCAGGGCTCAGCCAGGATG AGCTCACAGTGCAGATCTCCCAGGAGACTACTGCAGATGCCATCGCCAGGAAGCTGAGGCCTTATGGAGCTCCAG GATACCCAGCCAGCCATGATTCATCCTTCCAGGGTACAGACACCGACTCATCAGGAGCACCGCTGCTCCAGGTGTACTGCTAA